In one window of Leptospira sp. GIMC2001 DNA:
- a CDS encoding ATP-dependent DNA helicase has protein sequence MDSAESIFRNKIPKIWDDYEPRQSQITMSSKIQNAFLEGGSLLAEAGTGVGKSLSYLVPAALFAMEREQTIVISTETKALQDQLIKKDIPILREILGSELRAEIAMGASNYICKRKYQMVSETGNFGTESNRSIEEFQKWLSTTDTGIKSEFQGNISYDLWSKVTRESDNCLGKSCKNFSSSFYFLEKEKWKKAHLLIVNHSLLASHIAGDFRILPHFERLIIDEAHNFPEIVGKSFRSEVTYDGLQKLFGFIHSKDNKHGLAARMGSPSNLLKFNDAARDSSIRLYSSIAQDIGLNFYGATRIKSKLKLDGGEFEKSLKEMINFLVEQSRNYKKDSENPVDKEIALGIEMVLGRLSSFSSFFYELRNRENENLVFWYEPPSYKDKEKFVKLLSEPINVDEIIADVLMPRLESVIFTSATMTTLKGSFNYFEKQIGFDHSDKIQLPSPFDYSKQAILFTPRDIRDPAADDNGYHIDIAEYILSLIKLTQGNCFVLFTSNKSLNRIRELIESRSEYPIFSQTDLGAVGAKQQFLGTDNSVLFGVSSFWQGVDIKGDRLKSVIITRLPFQVPSEPVLETKIERMKEQNLNPFAEIQLPRASLLLKQGFGRLIRSMSDTGIVSILDPRLHTKSYGKQLLSSLPSGLRACYEEKDLLEKFENLPTNKVG, from the coding sequence TTGGATTCTGCAGAATCTATATTTCGCAATAAAATTCCAAAAATTTGGGATGACTACGAACCGCGCCAATCTCAAATCACAATGAGTTCCAAAATCCAAAATGCTTTTCTGGAAGGCGGATCATTGCTTGCAGAAGCAGGTACTGGAGTTGGAAAAAGTTTATCTTACCTCGTGCCAGCTGCACTGTTTGCTATGGAAAGAGAGCAAACAATTGTTATCTCGACAGAGACTAAGGCATTACAAGATCAATTAATCAAAAAGGATATACCCATTCTACGAGAAATCCTTGGATCCGAACTCAGAGCAGAAATTGCCATGGGAGCGTCCAATTATATCTGTAAGAGAAAATACCAAATGGTTTCCGAAACTGGGAATTTTGGTACCGAATCAAATCGATCCATTGAAGAGTTTCAAAAATGGTTATCGACGACAGACACTGGGATAAAATCAGAATTCCAAGGTAATATCAGTTATGATCTTTGGTCAAAAGTCACTCGTGAAAGTGATAATTGTCTAGGTAAATCCTGCAAGAATTTCTCTTCCTCGTTCTATTTCTTAGAAAAAGAGAAATGGAAAAAAGCCCATCTACTCATTGTGAATCATTCTTTACTTGCGAGTCATATCGCGGGTGATTTTCGGATACTTCCACATTTTGAAAGGTTGATCATTGACGAAGCTCATAATTTTCCAGAAATTGTTGGAAAATCTTTTCGATCCGAAGTTACTTATGATGGATTGCAGAAACTATTTGGATTCATTCATAGTAAGGATAATAAACACGGTCTTGCTGCTCGAATGGGTTCACCAAGTAATTTATTAAAATTCAATGATGCTGCGAGAGATAGCTCGATTCGCTTATATAGTAGCATTGCTCAGGACATAGGATTAAATTTTTATGGGGCTACAAGAATTAAGAGCAAGCTGAAGTTAGACGGTGGAGAATTTGAAAAATCTTTAAAAGAAATGATAAATTTCTTGGTTGAACAATCAAGGAATTATAAAAAGGATTCGGAGAATCCTGTGGATAAGGAAATTGCCTTAGGAATCGAAATGGTCTTAGGTCGACTTTCCAGTTTCTCTTCATTTTTTTATGAGTTGAGAAATCGTGAAAATGAAAACTTAGTTTTTTGGTATGAGCCTCCGAGCTATAAAGATAAAGAAAAATTTGTCAAATTGCTATCGGAACCAATCAATGTGGATGAGATAATTGCAGATGTGTTAATGCCAAGATTGGAGTCAGTAATTTTTACTTCAGCTACTATGACCACTTTGAAAGGAAGTTTTAATTATTTTGAAAAACAAATCGGATTCGATCATTCGGATAAGATCCAACTGCCCTCACCTTTTGATTACTCTAAACAAGCGATACTTTTTACTCCGCGAGATATTAGAGACCCGGCTGCAGATGACAATGGATACCATATTGATATCGCAGAATACATACTTTCACTGATAAAATTAACTCAAGGCAACTGTTTTGTATTATTTACATCGAATAAATCTCTAAATCGAATTCGAGAATTGATTGAGTCAAGATCCGAGTATCCAATTTTTTCTCAGACGGATTTGGGTGCTGTTGGTGCAAAGCAGCAATTTTTGGGAACTGACAATAGTGTTTTGTTTGGAGTGTCTTCTTTTTGGCAAGGTGTTGATATTAAGGGGGATCGCCTTAAATCCGTGATTATAACAAGACTTCCCTTTCAGGTTCCGAGTGAGCCGGTACTTGAGACCAAAATCGAAAGAATGAAAGAGCAAAACCTCAACCCATTTGCTGAAATACAATTGCCACGGGCGTCACTTCTCCTCAAGCAAGGATTTGGTCGATTGATTCGATCGATGTCGGATACAGGAATTGTAAGCATATTGGATCCGCGACTTCATACAAAATCATATGGGAAACAACTTCTTTCCTCTCTACCTTCTGGACTTAGAGCCTGCTACGAAGAAAAGGATTTATTAGAAAAATTTGAAAATCTTCCGACAAATAAAGTAGGATGA
- a CDS encoding sodium-dependent transporter: MKNSKEDRWVSRTGLILAVASGAIGLGNFLRFPGQAAQNGGGAFMVPYIVSFIILGIPVCITEWIMGRRGGRSGHSAPFIFKEYLTGIPLHISGTIGVMIPILIYVYYVFIEAWCLSYAFYFLTGSIDLAGDLSSSSPGFRDSVVKNASTFFLNLTGSGANGDAFQSDVILFTLLCFMMNFAIVYRGISKGLEAFSKFAIPVMLISSVIVLIRILTLDGIGEGLGAMWNPDWSSLTNPKVWVAAAGQIFFSLSAGFGIALVFSSFLNKKDDVVLSSLSSATLNEFCEVALGGMITIPIAFLFLGAASSSFGTFGMGFIALPSVFAMMPAGQIFGALWFFVLFLAALTSSVTMLQPGILFLEEGFGFSKRKASLILFIFTISLCLPIIYFNQDFTSLDLTDFFVGTILIYILATIQILIFVWNIGVKEGVRDGNEGSHIQVPKVYQFIMKYITPYFLIIIFFAFMIQSLPEYIDKMSTDAMIELAASKGESIADAENKAIISRFVFLGILAIFGFTYLLVFLAYKNRRHREGEN; encoded by the coding sequence ATGAAAAATTCAAAAGAAGATCGTTGGGTCTCAAGAACGGGTCTTATACTCGCAGTTGCAAGTGGTGCCATCGGCTTAGGCAACTTTCTTCGTTTCCCAGGCCAAGCCGCTCAGAATGGTGGTGGTGCCTTCATGGTTCCATACATCGTTTCATTTATAATCCTCGGAATTCCTGTTTGTATCACTGAGTGGATCATGGGCCGAAGAGGCGGAAGAAGCGGACATAGTGCTCCATTTATATTCAAAGAATACTTAACTGGAATTCCGCTTCATATCTCCGGAACCATCGGAGTTATGATTCCAATATTGATTTATGTATATTATGTTTTTATTGAAGCTTGGTGCCTTTCTTATGCTTTTTATTTTCTTACTGGAAGTATTGATTTAGCTGGCGACCTTAGTAGCTCATCTCCGGGTTTTCGTGATAGCGTTGTTAAGAACGCATCTACATTTTTCCTCAATCTAACAGGATCTGGTGCAAATGGAGATGCATTCCAGAGTGATGTAATTTTATTTACCCTACTATGTTTTATGATGAATTTCGCTATCGTTTACCGAGGTATATCCAAAGGACTGGAAGCTTTTTCGAAATTTGCAATTCCCGTGATGCTTATATCTAGTGTTATTGTTTTGATTCGAATTCTTACGTTAGATGGAATTGGAGAAGGGTTAGGCGCTATGTGGAATCCGGATTGGTCTAGCCTTACCAATCCGAAAGTTTGGGTAGCAGCTGCTGGACAAATATTTTTCTCTCTTTCTGCGGGATTTGGTATAGCTTTGGTTTTTTCTTCGTTCCTAAATAAGAAGGATGATGTAGTTTTATCCAGTCTCTCCTCTGCAACTTTAAATGAATTTTGTGAAGTTGCTCTGGGAGGTATGATTACCATACCTATCGCATTCTTATTTCTAGGTGCGGCATCTTCTAGTTTTGGAACTTTTGGAATGGGATTTATAGCATTGCCTTCTGTTTTTGCGATGATGCCGGCTGGACAAATATTTGGAGCATTATGGTTTTTTGTTCTTTTTCTTGCAGCATTGACATCTTCAGTAACGATGCTACAGCCAGGAATTCTTTTTCTTGAGGAGGGATTTGGTTTTTCTAAACGAAAAGCATCTTTGATTCTATTTATTTTTACCATTAGTTTATGCCTTCCGATTATCTATTTCAATCAAGACTTTACTTCGCTCGATCTTACAGATTTTTTTGTGGGAACTATTCTAATTTATATTCTGGCAACAATTCAAATCTTGATTTTTGTATGGAATATTGGTGTGAAAGAAGGAGTTCGTGATGGCAATGAAGGGTCTCATATTCAAGTTCCGAAAGTTTATCAATTTATTATGAAGTATATTACTCCCTATTTCTTAATCATAATATTTTTTGCTTTTATGATACAAAGTTTACCTGAATACATTGATAAAATGAGTACGGATGCTATGATAGAATTAGCTGCAAGCAAAGGGGAATCTATAGCAGATGCAGAAAATAAAGCAATCATATCTAGGTTTGTTTTTCTCGGAATTCTCGCAATATTTGGATTCACCTATTTGCTAGTTTTTCTCGCATACAAAAATCGCAGACATAGAGAGGGCGAAAATTGA
- a CDS encoding helix-turn-helix domain-containing protein, with translation MLRKKRAIKQYDMARALGVSPSYLSKIETGSQEPTEKFKIACSKYLKTSIEKLFNDNAVEDIFPEFTTGLTNRLWSRRREMGIKQYDMAKKLKVSTPFLSKVELGLLEPPEAFKKLASKVFKMEMDELFLSKID, from the coding sequence ATGCTAAGAAAGAAAAGAGCGATCAAGCAATATGACATGGCTCGCGCTTTAGGTGTGTCACCGAGTTACCTATCGAAGATTGAAACTGGCAGTCAAGAACCTACAGAAAAGTTTAAAATTGCATGTTCGAAATATTTAAAGACATCCATCGAAAAGTTATTCAATGACAATGCCGTCGAGGACATTTTTCCAGAATTCACAACTGGTCTTACAAATAGACTTTGGTCTAGAAGAAGAGAAATGGGAATCAAGCAGTATGATATGGCAAAGAAATTAAAGGTATCCACTCCCTTTTTATCCAAAGTAGAATTAGGACTTTTGGAGCCTCCTGAGGCTTTTAAGAAGTTAGCATCAAAAGTTTTCAAAATGGAAATGGATGAACTTTTTCTCTCAAAAATTGATTAA
- a CDS encoding LIC12015 family putative lipoprotein, which translates to MLNQKTIKLKYIIPLSITLMVMVNCTLDSDALAVYEGGTVTRKELRDFYEIRGVKLDEKNSSIQAQSNLLEQIALQKIVYNEHTSSGKISKEFMDNLVSLTKGQMLVALYKKDFESKTIKKTPMELMTMQMVVLKDPDNSKDALASEILTKLNSTSSSKELNKLVTEYTEDESRKSVAGIIEPFCLNCGPNPFEDVLSDALNANDDNFHLKRAGEIIYIIKIVNIRKINQSVVNQYLSEKFEEMSKTANEYAESTEDEAAKQSARYYSDGDPVERGQSMGEHISRQFKTQLWQTELERIRTESSIKVDDPPMLKQASELKLSEFPPTRILASISETENITVGDFAKDFSELSKIIGNNGQSPKEQEMFDMLNFFYNIYLSSLYLEQDPKSKSILETEIYKDSIQYLKYSLVWALFMKDIASEKIVVSDQEIRETYEAGKLFAYSEPDKNNPQKRIPRPLGLVKNQIQNDLENAKRKGIFDGKINTLKADYKLKIDSESLRNGKI; encoded by the coding sequence AAATTCGCGGAGTCAAATTGGATGAAAAAAATTCATCAATTCAAGCTCAATCGAATCTTCTAGAACAGATTGCACTTCAAAAAATTGTTTATAATGAGCATACTTCTTCTGGGAAGATTTCCAAAGAATTTATGGACAATTTGGTTTCTCTGACCAAAGGTCAGATGTTAGTTGCTCTATATAAAAAAGATTTTGAAAGCAAAACTATCAAGAAAACTCCGATGGAACTAATGACCATGCAAATGGTAGTTCTTAAAGATCCTGATAATAGTAAGGATGCGCTAGCTTCAGAAATTTTGACCAAGCTCAATTCAACCTCAAGCAGTAAGGAACTAAATAAATTAGTTACAGAATATACGGAAGATGAATCTCGAAAATCAGTTGCTGGAATAATTGAACCGTTTTGTCTGAATTGTGGACCCAATCCTTTCGAAGATGTTTTGTCTGATGCATTAAATGCGAATGATGACAACTTTCATTTAAAACGAGCGGGAGAGATTATATATATTATAAAAATTGTAAATATTCGTAAGATCAATCAATCGGTTGTTAACCAATATTTATCAGAAAAATTTGAAGAAATGAGTAAGACTGCGAATGAGTATGCAGAATCAACTGAGGATGAGGCAGCAAAACAAAGTGCTAGATATTATTCAGATGGAGATCCAGTTGAGCGTGGTCAGAGCATGGGTGAGCATATATCAAGGCAGTTCAAAACTCAATTATGGCAAACTGAACTTGAACGGATCCGGACAGAAAGCTCTATTAAAGTTGATGATCCACCGATGCTCAAGCAAGCAAGCGAACTTAAGTTAAGTGAATTTCCACCAACAAGAATACTCGCTTCAATATCTGAGACTGAAAATATAACGGTTGGAGACTTCGCAAAAGATTTTTCTGAATTGAGCAAAATCATTGGCAATAATGGACAATCTCCTAAAGAACAAGAGATGTTTGATATGTTAAATTTTTTCTATAATATTTATTTATCTTCTCTTTATCTTGAACAAGATCCTAAGTCTAAATCCATTCTTGAAACAGAGATATACAAAGACTCTATTCAATATTTAAAATATTCTTTAGTATGGGCATTGTTTATGAAAGATATTGCCTCCGAAAAAATTGTGGTCTCTGATCAAGAAATTAGAGAAACATATGAAGCTGGTAAACTTTTTGCTTACTCTGAACCTGATAAAAATAATCCACAGAAGCGAATTCCTCGCCCACTAGGTTTAGTTAAAAATCAGATTCAAAATGATTTGGAGAATGCTAAACGAAAAGGAATCTTTGACGGAAAGATTAACACCCTAAAGGCTGATTATAAATTAAAAATTGACTCAGAAAGTCTTAGAAATGGAAAAATTTAG